A genomic window from Populus nigra chromosome 7, ddPopNigr1.1, whole genome shotgun sequence includes:
- the LOC133699575 gene encoding 3-ketoacyl-CoA synthase 4-like: MNNPPETESTTTNGVQIRQSRRLPDFLQSVNLKYVKLGYHYLITHLLTLCFVPLIAFVIFQASQLNPNDIHQLWLHLQYNLVSVIICSVFLVFGATVYIVTRPRSVYLVDYACYKPPAKLQVKYEQFMEHSKLTGDFDDSSLEFQRRILERSGLGEETYVPEAMHYIPPRPSMAAAREEAEQVMFGALDILFANTNIKPKDIGVLVVNCSLFNPTPSLSAMIVNKYKLRGNIRTFNLGGMGCSAGVIAVDLAKDMLQIHRNTYAVVVSTENITQNWYFGNKKSMLIPNCLFRVGCSAVLLSNKAKDRRRAKYKLVHVVRTHKGADDKAFKCVYQEQDDAGKTGVSLSKDLMAIAGGALKTNITTLGPLVLPISEQLLFFSTLVAKKLFNAKVKPYIPDFKLAFDHFCIHAGGRAVIDELEKNLQLLPIHVEASRMTLHRFGNTSSSSIWYELAYTEAKGRVRRGNRVWQIAFGSGFKCNSAVWEALRYVKPSTSNPWEDCIDKYPVQIVM; this comes from the coding sequence ATGAACAACCCCCCTGAAACCGAATCCACCACCACCAATGGAGTCCAGATCCGACAATCAAGAAGATTGCCTGATTTCTTGCAAAGTGTGAATCTTAAGTATGTCAAGTTGGGTTATCATTATTTGATAACTCATTTGTTGACTCTGTGTTTTGTCCCTTTAAtagcttttgttatttttcaagctTCTCAATTGAACCCAAATGACATTCACCAGCTTTGGCTTCACCTTCAATATAATCTTGTTAGTGTCATTATTTgttctgtttttcttgtttttggagCCACGGTTTATATCGTGACCAGGCCCAGATCCGTTTATCTTGTTGATTATGCTTGTTATAAGCCTCCAGCAAAGTTGCAAGTCAAATATGAACAGTTCATGGAGCATTCAAAGCTGACTGGTGATTTTGATGATTCTTCTTTGGAATTTCAAAGGAGGATTTTGGAAAGATCAGGCCTTGGTGAAGAAACTTATGTTCCTGAAGCTATGCATTATATTCCACCAAGACCATCAATGGCAGCAGCAAGAGAAGAGGCAGAGCAGGTGATGTTTGGTGCACTGGATATTTTATTTGCAAACACTAATATCAAGCCTAAAGATATTGGTGTTCTTGTTGTAAATTGTAGTTTGTTTAATCCTACACCATCATTGTCTGCAATGATTGTTAACAAGTATAAATTGAGAGGGAATATTAGGACCTTTAATCTTGGGGGTATGGGGTGTAGTGCTGGGGTTATTGCTGTCGACCTTGCTAAAGATATGTTGCAAATCCATAGGAATACTTATGCTGTTGTTGTGAGTACTGAGAACATTACACAGAATTGGTATTTTGGGAACAAGAAGTCAATGCTGATACCTAATTGCTTGTTTAGAGTTGGGTGTTCTGCTGTTTTATTGTCGAATAAAGCTAAAGACAGGAGAAGAGCAAAGTATAAGCTTGTTCATGTGGTTAGAACCCATAAAGGAGCTGATGATAAGGCGTTCAAGTGTGTTTATCAGGAGCAGGATGATGCTGGGAAAACAGGGGTTTCTTTATCAAAAGATCTCATGGCAATTGCTGGTGGTGCACTTAAGACTAATATTACAACCTTGGGTCCTTTGGTTCTTCCGATTAGTGAGCAACTTTTGTTCTTCTCAACTTTAGTTGCTAAGAAATTGTTCAATGCAAAAGTGAAGCCGTATATCCCAGATTTTAAGCTTGCCTTCGATCATTTCTGTATTCATGCTGGAGGGAGAGCCGTGATTGATGAGCTTGAGAAGAATCTGCAGCTTTTGCCTATTCACGTTGAAGCTTCCAGGATGACTCTGCATCGGTTTGGCAACACTTCATCAAGCTCAATTTGGTACGAGTTGGCTTACACCGAGGCAAAGGGAAGAGTGCGGAGGGGGAACCGGGTGTGGCAGATTGCTTTTGGCAGTG